TGCGGACATTTTGTTTCAAATTTGTGAAACTTTTAAAATTCGATAACTTTTTCCCAAATCTGTGCATTTTTTTATCCACAAACATTTTTGGGTTTTTTAATGCAGtggggaaaaggaaaagaaaaaacgaaGGAATAAATCCCACAGATCCtacctactactccctccgttcctaaatatttgttttttagagacttcaacaagtgactacataccgagcaaaatgaatgaatctacactctaaaatatgtctatatacattcgtatgtggtagtctattgaaaatctctaaaaaaacaaatatttagaaatAGAGGGAGTAATAGCTAATGGGCCAGCAGCCTGAGCAATCGGCACAGGCGATGCATATCAGCGGTGGCAAGACACACGAAGGCGCGGCTCGGCATGGCTGGCAGTGCATGCAGCAGGGGGCGACGTCGTTGCACGGGGCAGGTCCCTCGGCTGGGTTAGTCTACAAACGGCGGCGGCAAGAGCAGCTACAGCTAGCAGCCCTATGATGGCACGACGACGGCGGGCGTCGGTATGACGCGGCACGACGGTGACAACCAGCAGAGCCGATGCTGCGAGCTCTGCGGCAGCGCGTGGTTCAATGGATACGGCGCAGCTCGGCACAGGCAATGCTATCGGTATCAGCGGGACGCGGGCACGCGGCACAACCACATAGTCTCAGAGTGCAAATGCACGGCGGCAGCTCGGCTGCACAGCTGAATGCGGACGTACGGCAGGACGAGGGCGAGCGTTATTTTCACGTGTATGTACAGTTTTGGATTTTTAGACCGCGGCTGGCGAATGTACCGCATATGAGTAGCGTTGTTATGTATGGATTAATGGGCTTGAATTTGGGTTGCGGCGGACCAACATGTGTTTAATCTTGACTAGCAACATGGTTTACTGAAGTAGGAGTATGAGCTTACGAAAGTTTCAGAAAATCAGGGCTGCTTCGTGTACGCACCTCGAGTCCCGGGCGGCGGCACCCTACGGCGACGGCGCCGCCTGgccaggaagaagaagatgactgccGCGAGGCCGAGCAAAACCACCGCCCCGACGGCCacgcccacgcccacgcccacCGTGGTCTTGCTGCTTGACGAGGACTTGGCCAAGGTCGCCGGCGCGTCCGTTGAgagcggcggaggaggcggagacCACGTTACAGGTGACGGCGGAGGCGCTTGTTCAGCTGGGGCGTCGTTCGGGGCCGGCGGCGAATATGGGACGTCGTCAGGAGGTGGCGGCGTGGCGTCAGGCGGCGGTGGAGATGAACGTGGCACGTCGGTCGGCGGAGCTGGGGATGATGGCGGCGGCCTGGGAGGAGCTGGTGTTGGGTTTGGCGTAGGCGTGGGACTTggtggaggcggcgacggcgtaacTGGCGTTGGGTTTGGCCGCGTCGGCGGCCTTGGTGGAGGtggcgacggtggtggcggaggagGATTCACCGGGGGTTCCGCTGGAGGGTCTGCCGGTGGCTCCACTGGAGGATTTACGATGGTCGGGGGTTTCGCGGTAGTAGGCGGAACTGCTGCTACCTGAGGAGGTAGTGAAGGTGGAATTGCTaccggaggaggtggtggtggagcagtcACCGGAGAAGGCGGAATTGCTGCCGGAGGAGGTGGTGATGGAGTCTCCGGAGTAGGAGGAATGGCTTCCGGAGGCGGTGGTGATGgagtcaccggaggaggaggaggagtggcttcCGGAGGCGGTGGTGATGGAGTCACCGGAGGAGGCGGAGTAAACATGCTAGTGTCCGGAGGAGGTGGGCTATTCACTGGGGC
The Triticum dicoccoides isolate Atlit2015 ecotype Zavitan chromosome 3A, WEW_v2.0, whole genome shotgun sequence genome window above contains:
- the LOC119269004 gene encoding leucine-rich repeat extensin-like protein 3 → MSSSPPPDAGGSPPVTPSPTPPVTPVTPSPPDNPVVTPPVAPVNSPPPPDTSMFTPPPPVTPSPPPPEATPPPPPVTPSPPPPEAIPPTPETPSPPPPAAIPPSPVTAPPPPPPVAIPPSLPPQVAAVPPTTAKPPTIVNPPVEPPADPPAEPPVNPPPPPPSPPPPRPPTRPNPTPVTPSPPPPSPTPTPNPTPAPPRPPPSSPAPPTDVPRSSPPPPDATPPPPDDVPYSPPAPNDAPAEQAPPPSPVTWSPPPPPLSTDAPATLAKSSSSSKTTVGVGVGVAVGAVVLLGLAAVIFFFLARRRRRRRVPPPGTRGAYTKQP